The DNA region attatatatttttatcagcTTCCTCCTTATACATATCACCCTTACTAGGCAAAGGGATAACCAAAATGCTATGTACAGAGCTGACATTTTACCAGAAAGGCATCTTAGTAACCCAATTATACagttaattattataattataaaaatgctttaaacgAATGGGGTAGGTGAATCCATTTTAACAAGCTGTTGATTTCTAAGGAGATGGGCCCTGAAGTTGTATGAACCTCTTCATGGTGAATGTCAAACTTATTTTCTACAAGATATGATGTTTCTTCTCCAGAGTTTCTTCATAGCATTAGTCATCTCTGAGTTTCTCAGACTGTAGATTAATGGGTTCAGCATGGGGGTTATGACTGTGTAAAACACACTCAATGATTTGTCAAAGGGAAAGGTCTTAGCGGGTCTTGCATACATGAAAATACAGGGGACAAAGAAGCAGAAAACCACAGTGATGTGGGAGCCACAGGTCTGGAGGGCTTTCCGCttcccttcctgactcaggttcttCAGAGAGTGCAGGATGACTCCATAGGAGACGAGTAAGAGCAGAAATACAATAGTGCAGATCAGTCCTCCATTGGCCACAACTAAGATGCCAGTGACATAGGTGTCAGTACATACGAGTTTCAGTAAAGGGTACATGTCACAGAGAAAGTGATCGATGACATTGGGGCCACAGAATGGGAGCCCATAAACAGTGCCAAGTTGAATAACTGAGTGCAGAAAACCTCCAACCCAGGACACCACCAGCAGCGCAGTACACATCCTCTGCCTCATGATCACCAAATAATGCAAGGGCTTACatatggccacatagcggtcataggccatcaccaaCAGAAGAAAGACTTCAGATCCACCGAAAAGGTGCTCTATAAAGAGTTGAGCCATACAAAATTTGAAAGATATGGTATTTTCCCCAAAGAACAGATCGGAAATCAATTTTGGGGTAATGGCTGAAGAATAAATGGCATCCATGAATGATAAGCTAGCAAGAAAAAAGTACATGGGTGTGTTTAAAGTCTTACTGACAGTGACGGTCACAACAATGAGCAGGTTGCCCACCATGGTCAAAATGTAGAAGAGCAAGAACATAAAAGAAAGGACTTTCTGCTCCTTTGGCTTCTGTGTGAGGCTCAAAAGGACAAAGTAAGTCACATTGTTCCTTGATCCCATCTATTCTTTTATAGGTACTGATTTCACATATTAGAAATAGTTTACCtataaaacaaggaaaaatatttttaactattaTAAGCTAAATATGGCTTCtcatgtagctcagtggtaaagaatctgccagccaatgcagagatgcaggttaaatccctctgtcaggaagatccctggagaaggaaacagcaacccactccagtattcttgcctgggaattcccatgcaGAGAAGCCAGGTGAGCTACAGAGCATGGGatcataaaagagttggacacaacttagtgactaagcaacagaaCAAAGCTTGACATTGTCTTTGTTCATTCAGTCAAAAGTGAATGGACCTACTCTATAGCGCAGAGAACTCTGCTTGATATTATATATCAaccaatatgggaaaagaatttgaaaaataataaatgcatgtATAAATACAAGTAAATCAcattgttgtacacttgaaactaatacaacattgttaattaactatactccagaataaaataaaaggttttttaaaagatgcctgTGGAGCAGCTCTTGGTATCAAACATCCTATCACAGAAATTAGGATTACCATATTGAATAAGATTGTTTCCATACTCTCAATGATTTAATACATGAAGATtggattatataatttataaccaatttaattataaatatattcctGTTGTGCTAAGGAAAACCTAAATCAAATTGATACCAGGAAATTCTTCCCAGAGGAAGCAATGCTTTGCCTGATTTTAAAGAAGACGGTAAACAGAAGAGGATAGCAGGgaataacatgaaaagatgcaataTGTTTAAAGTCACAAAACCATAATACTGAAGATTCACTTAAGATAATCTACATATTCAGTCAGtagaaaaaaattgaatataaaGATTAAAGGTCACTGTAttagctcttcagttcagttcagttcagtggctcagtcgtgtccaaccccatgaattgcagcacgccaggcctccctgtccatcaccaactcccggagttgactcaaactcatgttcatcgagtcggtgatgccatccagctgtctcatcctctgtctccttctctgtctgcccacaatctttcccagcatcagggtcttttccaatgagtcagctctttgcatcaggtggccaaagtattggagtttcagcttcaacattagtccttcaaatgaacatcagggctgatctcctttaggatgtactggttggatctccttgcagtccaagggaccctcaagggtcttctccaacaccacagttcaaaagcatcattgttcggccctcagctttttttacatgtatatgtaaatacatgtaaatacatctCTGCATTTTTAGTcatgtatatgactactggaaaaaccatagccttaacgagactggcctttgttggcaaagtaatgtctctgctttttaacatgctatctaggttggtcataactttcctttcaaggagtaagcatctattAATTACAGGATAGCCCTCAAATAGGCAAAGTGCTTTTCCATCTCTATAGTTCCATTTATTCTTTTGTAGAATGTAATTTCAGAGATTGGAAACATTTTACCTCTAAAATGATGGGACATACTGAAGAACAATATATTGTAAGTTTAATCTTATTTATACAATTTACTAATATTTACCAGTTACTTTACATTGTGTCACATTTTTTCAGATAACGTAAACTCAGAGCTTTCTCAAAGTGTCTACGAATTAATTAATGGTCAGGGAATATACCAGGAGTGATACTATCAGAGGACAAAAATAGTAGTGTGACTGTGGAAGCATCTTTTCATTAAACTCTCCTTCATTTCCAAATAAGGATACTTCTTGAATTTAAAAGATGGTTTCtgacttcatttaattttttaacctttttgtgACAATTGTCATAGAAGTCTTAACCAGCCACGTTCTAATCTTGTTCCACTTGTTACTCAGTGATAGTGAACATTCCTTGAGGTTTCCATTTAGCAAACTATTAGATTTGATTATAAATGTCCTTTTCTACTCCAGTGACCTAGTTTATATGACATGAAAACCAAAAGCCTTATGAAACTGGGTTTTACATAAACTTCATCATTAATATGTGTAACTCAAATGTCTTTAAGtcttcttttagaaaatatatatcattttttatCATGAAACCTATTTCAAAACCagtaaaatatactttattaaaaagcagagacattactttgccaacaaaggtccgtctagtcaaagctatgatttttccagtagtcatgtatggatgtgagagtttgactataaagaaacttgaacaccaaagaatttatgcttttgaactgtggtgttggagaagactcttgagagtccattagactgcaaggagatccaaagcagtccatcctaaaggaaatcagtctggattattcattggaaggactgattttgaagctgaaactcccatatttggccacctaatgtgaagaactgactcatttgaaaagaccctgatgctgggaaagattgaggacgggaggagaaggggctgacagaggaagGGGTGGTTGGATgtgatcactgactcaatggacatgagtttgggtaaactccgggagttggtgatggacagggaggcttggcgtgctgcggtccgtggggttacacagagtcagacatgactgagcaactgaactgaactgaaaatatacttttataaatCTAGGTGTAATACTTTAAATAAGTGTCAATCACCACTCTGggtcatacttttcatatttgtaaaatgagatttTGATAGATAGTTAACTGAATTTTTCTAAGTATCCAGTGGGCTACATATATGTAAGTAGCAGAGTTCTTGAACCAACATAGACAATCagtcttcattgttttttttttgtttttatttgtttttttacaatATATCAGAAATTCAATTTAAGCATATCAGCAAGTTTATATCCCTCTGAAATGTAAAAGATggtgagaaaacaaatatttttattcaattatttacattaatatagaccaaaatatcttaatgaaaagaaataacatgattagaagaatataaaaattttcaCTTGTTATGAAGAATTATATACATgggctcagtcactttagttgtgtccaactctttgtgactctatggactgtaacctgtcaggttcctctgttcatgggcttctccaggcaagaatactggagtgggttgccatgcccttctccagggaatcttcctgatccagggattgaacccgtgtctcctgtgtctcctgcattgcaggtagattctttaccattgaaccattggggaagcccatatatatacatataaatgtatataattatatttaaagcaTCACATTTTATGTTCACAATGacaaaaaaatcttcaatttatagtttaaaaaaaaagaaaaagaaaaagctgaggctcagaattTCAAATTAACTTTCCCAAAGTTACCTGATTTTAAGTGACAGACCTGGAATTTTGATTTATCTAAgtttgatttatttaattttctctatGGTCagcttgtgtgttttttttttttaatacagttcttAGAAACTAGAGTCATGATTTCCTATGTACTGTAATGCAGAAATTTATACAAATGCAAAGCCTGGTTTCCACCATTAACTATTAAAGTCTTACCTTTTGTAAACTTGCTCACAATTTGAAGAATTTTTGACTTACTCATGAAGACCTGGAAGTCTTTGGGCCATCTGCTTAACTCACTGAGGACAAAAAACTGTATTATTTTTTGAAAGCATATTTGATTTCATATGCCTATGTCTGTCCATTTTCTCCATGATCTTCCAAGTATTTCAGAAAATTGTTACCTACGTTGTAGCTCCATTTCAAAAGAATCATAGTAGAAGAAAACCTAAAAGTTTCCCATTAGAAAATTttcacaaaaacacacaaaaaaaatcctaTGTCATCCTGTGTCTATGTATGAAGGTAACAGTAGCTATTTTACCAGGGAAATTTCTATCTTATCCATTCGTCTCTAGTAATATCAATAAAGAATAACTACCATTCAGATGTTTAACTAGTCTCATTCTATTGTATTGGTATGGCCAAACAGTTATACTTTAGCTTTGGAGATGGCATTCTTGTGTCTTTTTTTACATCATAGTTTAAGCCTACTAAAGCATCTCCTGAAATCATTACATTAGCTCTTAAGAGGACAGCATTGTCTACTTAATACAAACAAATGTCGTGATGATTTTGTACATTCTCATGATGTTAATCATGGAATCCTGCAATTGGAATGTATCCAAAATTGAtggttttttaattaaattcaatGGGATTTTCCACCAAATCTTAAAAGAACatgtacatattaaaaaaaaatctgttaagcCAATCACATCACATAACTAGGGTAAGGAATATGTAacaagaacaagaacaacaacaacaacaataaaaaaaaacagtctGAGAACCATTATGGAAATATTGCCagctgaaaataaaatatcagcCCTGTCATTTTGTCCCAGTGAAAATGAGTTTGACACTTTCTCTACTTTGCCATAGCAAgactattttttctttgatttaatcAACTTATTTCCATATAAGTGTGAGTTTGAATAGGTGAAAAATCTTATCTACAATGTAGTTGTAATAGATATATAAtcattcattattaaaaaaaaaataacagctatTTTTTTTGCCAGGTTTTATTCTATGAACTATTGATGTAAAGaaagccatggcaacccactccagtactcttgcctggaaaatcccatggacagaggtgtctggtaggctacagtccatggggtcttgaagagtcagacacgactgagcgacttcactttcacttttcacttttatgcattggagaaggaaatggcaacccactccagtatttttgcctggagaatcccaggggtggaggagcctggtgggctgctgtctatgggggtcacacagagtcggacacgactgacgcgacgtGTTTGCAGCATGGGAGATCAGTTGGGgaggcttgcaggctctagagcacaggctcagtagttgtggcacaagagctaagttgctccacagcattCTGGCaccttcccagacctgggatcaaacccatgtcctccgcattggaaggcagattcttctccaCTGTACCATCAGCGAAGTCCCGTATTTACTTTCAAAAGGGGTAAACTGGAAGTGGCAGCTttctatttggaaaatatttagtaAGTATTTACTAGGTTCCAAGCCTATTCTATGCACTGGAAATGCAGTAGTGAGTACAATAGCCAATACCTCTACTACATGGAGTTTACATACTAATTAGAAGAGAGAGATAATAATTACACTAACCAATCAGATGATGAAGATTCTATAGAGAAAATGTAATAAAGTGATGTGATGGAGAGTAAATCAGGAGACAGacaatgattttattttgggggctgtaGAATACTTCTAAGAAGGAGACGGGTGAACTGCAATCTGAGTAGGGACCATGATCCAACCAGATGGAGATCTAGAGGAAGAGAATTGTGGGAATAAAGAGATTTAGTTCAAAGGTTCACGGGCAAAAGCAAAGCCATTGCAGCTGGAGCTAGTGAACAAGGTAAAGAATGATATAGAATAAGTTCAAAgagatgcatattaaaaagcagagacattactttgccagcaaaggtccgtctactcaaggctatggttttttccagtagtcatgaacagatgtgagagttggactataaagaaggctaagtgctgaagaattgatgcttttgaactatggtgttggataagactcttgagagtccattggactgcaaggagatccaactagtcccatcctaaaggaaatcagtcgtgaatattcattggaaggactaatgcttaagttgaaactccagtactttggccacctaatgcaaagaagtgactcactggaaaagactctgatgctgggaaagattgaaggcaggagcagaagggtacgacagaagatgagatggttggatggcatcaccgactctattgacatgagtttgagtgagacctgggagttggtggtagacaaggaagcctagtgtgctgcagtccatgggatcgcaaagagttggacacggttgAGCAACTGGACGGAACGGAACTgaaagagatgtgtgtttgagGGGAGTGGAGGGATTGAAATTGGGCAGAGGTTGATAGACCAAGACCAATTACATACAGTGTAAATTTGATTAAAGGGATAACTTTCTTTCTACTGAGCAGTTTAGTTCAGCTCTTCTAAATGAATGCTTCTacatggcagaaattgaagaaattaaaagaagcctcAAAGAGGCAATGTGGAAATCTATGCTGCTGACTACGCTAAAGAGTCCATCAAAGAGAACCCCTGCCGAGAAATGAACACAAGTTCTAGGGAAGGAGGTTGCTTGAGCACATATGTTTTATTTCACTTCCTCCTGATTTGAGTGGAACTTAATTAATCATAAATTTAAGGTTGTTTGGTGATCTTTGAGTTAGAAAGAAGTTAATGATACTCATCCAGGTCAGATAAAACTTCCCTTCCCACATGGACAAATTCCTCTTGGGTGGTTTTAATCATGACCTTCACCTCAGTGTCTCTCATCCTGGACATTGTTAGACAAATGCTATAAATTCTTGCTCTTGTGTCTTCCTTGAACACACAATTTAAAGTGGTCCCTGCCATCTGAGTCACTATCACATCaggtatttcaattttttaagcaCTTTGCACTCTGAATGCAATTTTTAATAGGTTTCTTACTTACTGCCTATCTCCCTCCACTAGAAAGTGTTATGAGCTGTGTGATGTGTGTCATTAGTATGATATAGAGTGTAGTCTTTAACAGTGCAAGTTCTAAAGTCAAATTAAATAGGTTCAAGTCCAACCGCAGATGTTTTCTAATTGTGATCTCtcgtaaattatttaaattttccaaGCTTCAGTTAATTCTTCTGGAAAGCAGGAATAACACTATCGATTTTCATAAGTTTTTTTGGAGATTAAATAAAAACTTGCTTTTGCAGCACCAGCCAAATCGTAGTAAATAACAGTAGCTTTTACTACAATCACTAATTATTGCGCTACAGATTTCTATTTTGTCATACAAAG from Dama dama isolate Ldn47 chromosome 32, ASM3311817v1, whole genome shotgun sequence includes:
- the LOC133050597 gene encoding olfactory receptor 4A47-like; amino-acid sequence: MGSRNNVTYFVLLSLTQKPKEQKVLSFMFLLFYILTMVGNLLIVVTVTVSKTLNTPMYFFLASLSFMDAIYSSAITPKLISDLFFGENTISFKFCMAQLFIEHLFGGSEVFLLLVMAYDRYVAICKPLHYLVIMRQRMCTALLVVSWVGGFLHSVIQLGTVYGLPFCGPNVIDHFLCDMYPLLKLVCTDTYVTGILVVANGGLICTIVFLLLLVSYGVILHSLKNLSQEGKRKALQTCGSHITVVFCFFVPCIFMYARPAKTFPFDKSLSVFYTVITPMLNPLIYSLRNSEMTNAMKKLWRRNIISCRK